GCAATTTTTTGCCAAATTCTTaattgtatttctttttttctctgacTAGTCATTGCAATCTTGGCACTATAGTTCTTTTAACTCTGTTACccattgtgttttgttttgcttggtTTTGTCCAAACACTGGTCTATTTGGCCTCTGTTTACTTGGACCCATTGTTTTGAGGGAGGATTTTTGTCTTCTACTGAGTATTGTATCACTAAAACCTTAAACCAATTCCctgtctgcttcttctctttttctcacAGACACCTCTGTCGCTGCATTGGTGCTGCCTGTGGCCTTATTTCCCATGGATCTTAGGGTGGGAGAGAGGGTAATGCGCCCCGGTTCAGACACAGCGCTCCTCACCCCATTGCACCCACCCTTACTCCTGACTCCATATTCTCCTCAACCCCACAATTCCTTCTCCCAACAACAACTGCACCAGCACATCAGGGtaatactgcaaaaaaaaacaaatgataaTCTCCCATATGAGTAAACAACTTTGTTggattttgtgattttattcatttttctggGGGGTGGTTTCAGTTTAATATGGAGCAGAGGAGGCGGGAGCAGGAGCATCATGAGAAACAACAGGAGCTTCAACAGCTaaaacacaaagacaagagTCAGCAGAGTGAGTACCTTCACACACCCGATCCTTCCTGATCCCACTACAACCTCTCTAATAATCTGAATAAAATTAATACCAACAATACAAACAAATTACATAGTGTTCAGATAAGGAGTCAGTCAGCTGTTTGCTTTCAAATGAAAGCTAAATATAACCTGATGATTGGAAAAACAACACGTGAGCTAAATTTACCAAATTGATAATGTCACAGGGTCAATATTGATATCAATACTTACACACCAAACACTGAAACCATAGCAGCATTATCAGCCATCTGGATCCCACAGGTCTCTATTCTCAATCATGCATGTGTGGTAAATGAATAATTCCCAAATGTCATACTCTTCTTGCTATGACACAGAAATGTGGTgagtatttttgtttgtttttactgtaCTTTCCTATTTGTCCTTGACGCACAGGTGCAGTCGCCAGTTCTCTGGTCAAGCAAAAGCTCCAGGAGGTGATTCTCAAGAAGCAGAAACAGGCGGCACTTGAAAGAACAAATTCCAACTCTCTGAGCACACCTCCTGTTTCATACAGGTGACACAAATATTTATTGGTTCTGTATTATAGGGGCCTAATCTATAGTAAATGCATGCAATACCGGTAGTTCAACAGTAGGGAACACTTTTTGACAAAAGCGCTCGGTTGTAATGAGCACAGAGCTTTGAGTGGTTGCACTTTCTGCTGATAGCATCTTCCTGAGTGGCTAGTTCTCTTGGTTTTTCGCAGCTAACACTGCATGAGGTCGAGTTCTAATAAACCACATTAAAatatcttcttcttcctgtccaGGTTGTGACTATTTTTGCGCAACCATCAACCAAAACTGATCTAGTTTATCAGCTTCAGTAAAGATACATTGgtcacattcatttatttatatatttctgCTTTTAGACGATGATCTGGTTTGCGGTGTTATATGAAATGTATGAAATCAGTTATATCTCTGATGAAGTCTAAGATCTGAAATGCACAGAATAAAAGGCCACCTGCAACTCGATTGCTGTGCTGTATTTTCACAGAAAGCTGGGCCCAGAACCGAGCCTACCCCCACAGCCTCTAGTCTCACCTACATTACAGTCCTCCTCGGAGGGTTCTGAAGGCACACCATTACGCAGAGCAGGTAACATGTGCAGCCAGCGGACTTGATTCCCTGTAATAAACAGgataatatatttaatattgcTAGCATAAATTTATCCAGCCAGTTAGGCAATGTAATTTGTTTATGTTTGATTTGATACAATGAATGCTTTTATTAGATATTTAGCTATAATAGAACTCTTTGCATGAGAGAGCATCAAGTGACACTTCTTGTTTAAATATGTTAGCGTCAGAGCCCAATTTGAAGGTGAAACATAAGCTGAAGAAACACCTCAACACCCGCAAGAGTCCGCTCACCCGCAAAGAGAGTGCTCCACCTACTGTCAAACACCGAGTACCTGACACACTgggtaaacacacactcagaccaaatgaatacatttgtaatgcagatttttttttttaaatatggtAATCAGCTTTCAGGTATGTGATTAATATGCGTACACTTCTTTTGTCCACAGACTCATCtcccagcagcagtagcacccCTGTGTCTGGATGTAGTTCCCCCAACGACAGCCTGCCGAGTGAGAACGGCCTGCTGCcatctgcaggtgtcctctcGCACGAGGttaacacacacccacgcacgcacgcacgcacgcacgcacgcacatacacacacacacacacacacacacacacacacacaagccaataacaataaataTTCCAATACAAAATCaacttttatcatttttaaacatCTTAATTTTATAAGCAAGAATAGAATCTTATTCTAATTTGGACTCAGCTACCTTTGCTTGACCTTTCTGGAACCTTCTGCCAAAGATCATTGACCTTGTGACACATccttaaaaaggacaaaataacTCAATCTTAACATTTCAAGTAAAAGAGATTCCTTTTTGGGGCGGGGGACCCGAACACTTTTTGACATTTATGATCTATGAACCGATGGTGCTCAAAATTAATTAAGAGAAACATAGAGGTAAGCCTGTCAGAAAGGTGATTTTGTGCTTGTGATTGACAAAGGTTAGCATTGTTCTATCAAGTAAGCACCAGTTAATTCATGAGTTAATTCATGTACCTGAGCTGTGTAAGATGCTGAGTAATGACATGTTTAAAGCAGTGGCATAGGAGCATTGGGGGAAAGTGAGTGTTTGTCAGCAGTTTATACATAATTCATTTAATTACATCTCTGAcaacatcttccacacctgctgattCCCTCGTGTCATGAAGTACCGTAAAGGAAAACAAGCTGTGGAAAACAACAGTGGAGATGACTCATTTACAATGTGCAAACACAGGTTTTGGTTACTGCCGATTAAGCAATTACAAAAATAGGGAGTGCAGCACAGATTGTTTTGTAAAGACAAATGCATCTTTAGTTTAAAGTGGATTTGAAGTTATTTTTATAGCGTATTAATGTCTGTTGTTTCCAGgcccagaagctgctgctcagagatGGTACCCTAGCAAACTTCACTATCCAGAGTCCTTCCACCCTGCCTACCATCACGCTGGGGCTACCAGCCAACACCAAAGTAAATACAACCTGTTTTCTTAAAATGAGTGTGAAGTTGAACAGTTGTTAACTTTATCACCTCTTTGCATCTGTTTGGTAAAACACATCGaattatatatgtatgtgtgaaAATGAACTGTTACTTAATGTATCCTTATAAGATGTATCGTATATACACAGGCATAATAATCGGACCACAAAGAGGTGAAATGAATAAGATATCTCTTTATCATGGCACCTGGCACCACGATTAGGcagcaaataaacatttttcCTCACAGTTTATGAGTTAAAAGCAGGGAAAATGGGCAAGCGTAAGTATTTGAGTGAGTTTAAGCTGTTTTTTGATGGCACAATGATTGGGCCAGAACATCTGGTCTGCAGTTTCTGTAAAAGTGGTCCAAGGAAGGAAGAGCTGTCAACAGACAACAGGGTCATGGGCAGCCAAGACTCCTTAGGTCCTTCCATCCACACGGATGTTGCTTTGGCATGCAGTCACTACCCAAGCATTGTTACAGACCAGGTCACCCACAGCAAAAATGGTTCACAGACAGTTAAGCACAACAATGAATCTGGAGTGTTGACTTGGCCTCCAAATTCCCCAGATCTCAATCTGATTCTGCATTCGTGGGCTGTCTGATCCAATGAGGCCACGCCTAAAAACAAGACTTAAAGGATCTGCTACTAACATTTTGGTGCCAGATACCACGGCACACCTTCAGGGATCTAATGGAGTCCGTGCCTCAAAGGGCCTGGGATGTTTTGGCAGGAAAAGGGGGATAATATAATATTTGGAAAGTTGTCCTAACGTTATGCCTGACTGGTGTATAAAATATGATGCATATGatgcatataaatatatataatgcaGACTAACTCTGTGTTATTTGTCAGGCTGAAGGGGAGCTGTCGTCTCTAAAGGTCACCCGGGTCCCGGTGGTCACAGGTCAAGGCTCACCGGTCTTTCTGCCTCTGAGCAGAGAGGATCAGGCTGGCCAGCTCAGCCCCCACCTCCCCGTCATCATTCTGGAGCCTTCTGGACTCGTACACACTCCTCTGCTCACAGGTAGAGGACATGAAATCTCACATATAGACCAAAAGATGAAATATTGTTTGTTATGTTAGAGCACCACATAGTGGTGGAATTAAGAGTAACAGATTTTTGCTTGGCTTGTCGCAACATTATATTCACATTGCTTTATGTGTTCAATACACAAAAGAAACCTAAAAAATGTACAGGTTTATGTAGATTTGATTAACTTAATGCCCGATGCAGTGCATTAAAATGTTCTAAAATATTGTAGAACCATCTATTGTTTCTTTATTCGCTCTTCTCAGTTCCAGGTCTGGACACAGTCCCACTGCAGTTTAGTCCCCAGTTAGATCACCTTGCACCTGGAAGTGCTCAGCCTCACAAACCTCTGAGCAGGACGCGCTCCGAGCCCCTCCCTCAGAGCCAGAGAGCCCTCCATAcacatctcctgcagcagcagcacagcacgcaactactggagaggctcaaacagcaaacacacctGGGCAAAGTACGTGCAAGTAAATGCACACACCCATATTCACAAAAAGGGGAAACAAGATGATTGTGAGAGCCTGGGCAACATCCACATATGagcagtttgtgtgtttagacACCCGGTTAAATCAGGCATCCGTTCCTTGAAATGTTTAACCTTTTTCTCAGAAGGATTATTTGTGAAGGGAGATTTTCTGGGTAATCTGATCTGCCACCTTAAATCTGATTAATTTTACAGCAAATGTTCCTGAGAAGGCTGCGTTGTGAGTGGAAATATGAGCATTACTTAGGAGTCCCGTGTAAGGGCTCAGTGTACTGTTCTTATACTATCtttttaatcttctttttttccctggagTACTATAGACTATTATTGAacatatgaaaagaaaaaggtacATGGAAAAAAGAAttcttaatcttttttttcctgatcaCTTTACAATACAATGGATGTATCGTGGGGCCTTCTTGCCCAATTTCATGCAAACATTCTATTTTGTTTAACAGATTTTAAAATGCTtgccagtttttgaaatttatTTCAAAATTCATTATATAATCACTGCAGCTTGTACTTTAATTttgagttttaaaaaataaagtgcaAGCTATATTTCATAAATGCTCtattcatatgtgtgtgtgtgtgtgtgtctctgtgataTTTATCAGACATGTAATTGTGATATATTTGTCTATGCACAGTTGATGTCCAAGTCCAGTGAAAAGCCCAGGTTGCATCAAATCCCTTCTGAAGAAATGGACTCAGAGGATGGGGGTGCAAGCTCACCCACTGAGCCAACCTATCTGAGCAGGGTGAGGGCAGAATCTTTGAGGGAGGCAGAGTCAGTCACATCCAAGGGCCAAGAAGACCAAATCAACCTGCAACACGCACTTATCCTCAaccaggtttaaaaaaaattaattgtATTTTCTCATAGTGTGCGCTCACACACCATTCCCACGTTTAGCATCTCATGTGTCCTTCTTCAATAGCCCTGTAGAGGGCACCCTAACACTTTCTTGCTAATTGTGGTTTTTTCGTGCACTTGAAATTGGAAAAAAATTTGCGAAACAGATGAAAGAAGCAAAGATACCATAGTCAGGTTGATAAACAGAAACAAGAACTTAGGTGCATTTTCTAAACTGTGTACAATTGTGCTTGCGTTACAGTTTCCATCGGATAAAAATTTCTACTTGACCCAAGTGTTATAACTCTTTTTTCTGTAGTCGTTGCTATGGGAACAACAGAAGCAGTTGCAGCAGCTGCATCGACAAATGGAGACCTTGGCAGTACCTATGTTATGCACCAGTGGCAGTGCTGGGAGTGGGATAAGTGTGCATAGACCCCTGTCCCGCACACAGTCGTCCCCGGcctccacctccctcactcTTCCAGAGAAAGCCCTGAGCTTGGCTGACACCAGCATCAAACCACGCTTCACCACAGGTGAGTCAAACATGATCATAAGTTGCTTTTATTATCTTTTCATCAGTGTGACAGCATTTCTTTTAAAGTTAATCAAAAATGCCTCCGCAATAGCAATttagcacagacacacataatAACCAACAAAAActtcagtaaaataaataaatggcaaTATAAATGCATCAAGGTCTCtatttacagtatatttgtAAAATTGTGGGTCACATATACAACAAAAATAACCctcttgtgtgtgtctgtgtgttcacgCAGGACTGGTGTATGATTCTCAGATGCTAAAGCATCAGTGCACATGTGGAGACAACAGCAGTCACCCAGAACATGCTGGGAGGATCCAAAGCATCTGGTCCCGACTGCAGGAGAGAGGCCTGAGGGGCCAGTGTGAGGTACAGCAACAAATTACAAAATATGGTTTTATTGATCTTACAGGTGCAGGAGATTTTTGTGGCTTTGcgtgttttttcctttattgCATAGCAAATATCCTGGGCAGTTTAGACTCTCCCTAAAGAAATATTTTGCAACTTTTTTATGCTTTAATGAACTGAGAATAAAAGACTAATATtatgttatttttaaatatccCAATTTAATGCAATCATAGATTCTATTTTTTATAGATTTTAGTAAGCCTGctagttttttaaaatttatttcaatttaattcaatttcaTTATCAGCACAGCTAGTACATTAATTTAAAGTACAATATAGTAAGCTATATTTCAGAAATGCTGTATTCATTGTGTCAACATGAACAGAAACAGTATTGAAATAGGCAAAATGTCTCTGGTATTATCTCTACTACATTCCCCATGTTAGAAAGACTTATTAAATCTAGATTAAAGGTCATTTCTAGTTTAAAATTACCATAATTAATAAAGAATGTGTGATGTGAATAATTGAAGTCTTGCAGAGTtcttaaatgaaatgaaaattcaTACAGAGCATTCGTGGTCGCAAAGCTacgctggaggagctgcagtcgGTCCATACGGAACGCCATGTCCTGCTTTATGGCACCAACCCGCTCAACAGACTCAAACTAGATAACCGCAAGCTTGCAGGTATTCCACGTTTCGTTTTCACATTTCCAAGTAAATTGTCGTTTTGATGGATTGTGAAACTGCGTAATTATTACCATCTGTAGTAATTGTATAATTTCCGCCTCTATTTCAGgtggaataaagaaaaatctCCACTTATTAATTGCTCATTTTCTGTGTCCACAGGGATCCTCTCCCAAAGGATGTTTGTGATGTTACcatgtgggggtgtgggggtaaGAGGAAATATACAGTCACAGGTTGATAATTCTCCAAAAGCTCTTCGTGAAATTGATCTAAAGCAATCACTGCTTTTGATGAAAGACAATATCGTTTCAAAGAGGCGACAGGGCACGCAAGAGAGGATGACAACAAAGACAGGATATTaaagaggaaaagacattttGCTGGGCCAACGCTTATGGTCGCCTGACAGTCCATGTCAAACCATGACAAGTCAGACTAATGAGAGCAACATGTTCACGGCCAGGGATAAAAGAAACGTCTCACAATTCAGTGTCCCATGCTGATGCAATGAAATGCCAGTGTGTGACCAAACTGAAGACAAGTTTTCTGTAaaactgacatttttttttggaaaacttTCATATTCAGTTATCTTGTCATTTTCCCACAGAGATTATAGCATAAAAGTTGCTGCTTGTTTATTCTTGTCACATTTATTTCTCTCAAGGTTGATAATGATACCATCTGGAATGAGTCGCACACCTCCACAGCATCACGGATGGCGGCTGGCAGTGTCGTTGAGCTAGCCTTCAGAGTGGCCAAAGGAGAGCTAAAGGTGGGGtcaaatctatctatctatctatctatctatctatctatctatctatctatctatctatctatctatctatctatctatctatctatctatctatctatctatctatctatctatctatctatctatctatctatctatctatctcacATATACTGTACAGTATTTTACCCAGTCACAAGATGGTTTCTAGGAGAAAGAGGTAGAAATTGGAATTTTTAAATATGTTGAAAATCATTTGTAGCAGAAATGACACTTGCTGTTAAACATGACCATGTCTAAGACTTTGGTTATATGGAGTTGCAAACGCTCATTTTATGTACTGGATTGATCTAAAACCATGTAATATTCTGGCTCAAGGACTTTTGCTGACACACaacttccttttcctctttctcacaGTGATGAAAGGTAAGGGGATAAAAATAGGATTATTTTGGCATCGCAAATGCTGGCATctaaaaaaactaaaatggtAGCGGTTAGCTTAATCTGAAAACCCcccaacagaaacaacaaacaagtaaaaataaacaaaacaagcatggcagacagaaatgaaaaacaaaaacaccacccTACCCTACATATCGACCACAGCACGACCACTAGCATTCATGTTTGTGCGCTAAACATATCATACGCAATGTATATACTGATTTACGAGACAGCATAATATGGATGGTTGAATGGTCATTTGTGTCGCGTCAGAATAGACGTgccataaatgccggttggacTTGAAGAATCCTGCTGTTTATGGATGACACGCCGTTTAAAGCTATCATCTTTTTCTACGCAGAATGGCTTCGCTGTGGTCAGACCGCCAGGACATCATGCAGACCCTTCAAATCCCATGTAAGtgtgataaaaagaaaacagtcatATACTGAGGAAGATGAACACTGAGTTTATATTTTCCCTTTTGCAACTTTAAAACTTGGCACATGGCAAATACAGAAGATACAAAAAAGACAGGCACTTGATGTCGAATGTCTGTAGAATTATTGTTTACCTCCTGCCTGctctctttttgtgtttttcaggggTTTCTGTTACTTCAATTCTGTAGCAATAGCTGCCAAGCAGCTCCAACACAAGCTTAGTGTCAGTAAGATCCTCATTGTTGACTGGGTAAGACAGCAGCTGCAGTCCTGTTCTCATGTGAAGGTTTTTTTCTATTGGTTAATATTGTATTCTTCTCGACTTATTCCTAGGATGTTCACCACGGTAATGGCACTCAGGAAGTGTTTTACAGCGACCCAAGTGTTCTATATATTTCACTTCATCGCTATGATGATGGGAATTTCTTCCCTGGCAGTGGGTCACCTGCTGAAGTGAGTGATGTAGTTTTCTACGTACATTTGAACATGCAATGCAAACAAAGTTCATAGTTTTGACTGGCTGTTGGAACTGCTTGAATGTTTCAATGTTCAGGTTGGTTCTGGAGCAGGTGAAGGCTTCAATGTTAATATCTCATGGACAGGAGGTCTGGACCCACCCATGGGAGATGCCGAGTACCTCGCCGCATTTAGGTATGACCTACTATCATATTGAAACACTGTAAGCTCGCAAcactgtttgtttaaaaaagtgCCATCAGGCGCCCCATCATGGTACCGTGGTTACCAGCGACACCTCACTGCGAGACGGTCCCGGGTTCAGTTTCAAGATAAGAATTGGGGAAATTGTATGTATTTTATTCCTAAATGGAATCTACAGTAAAAGGCAAAGATAGTGATTCACCCTCAGAAGACAGGATGAAATAGCGAAACAAAGGTTTTTACCTAAAATTTGAACATTTAAAAGTTTATTCGGTGCAAATCTTCTAACACCTTTCCTGAATAATTTTCCAACAGCATTTTTTTGAAGATTGAAAATCTTTTAAATATGGAAAGGCATTTTTCTGTGAAGCCTTAATCAAACAatttctctcatttcctctggGCTGAGCCACAACAAACATTCTTAAGCCGAGTGGACGATGAGCATAAAGTTGTCTCTGACGCACTTCCTGTGTAATTAATAATTCCTGGTCATTTGGAGAGCATGTGTCTGGCACACCCTGTTCCAAATCATTTCAGATGCTTTACAGTAAATGGCCTCCAGGTCCAGGAGTTGACAGACTGCAGACCTCTGCTTCCTACTTGTGGGTTGGATAATTGTGATTAGTGGGTGTTTAGCACTAGTAAAATTCCAGCAGTGGCCTTTTTAGTTTAGTTAGTTAGTCTGATGCATTAAACCAATGGAAATTGTTGTAACTGGAAAGAGGAACAAAACTAACAAACATTTGCTTAAATTAAATACTTCAAAGATGCATGTGAAGCTCAGTGTGTGCGATCACTTATGGAGGACTTTCTAAAATGTAACACTGTTTATTCTGCACATTTTTTCTAAGAAAGCTTGTGGAGATTGTGAATAGAAATGCGTCTCTAAAATCTCTGTGGACCAGTTTGCAAATATTTTATAAGCATTTTTTCTTTAGATTTTTGGTATGTATATTACACCAAAATAGGACACAAAACATTTGTGTGGCAATACTAAAGTATGCATAGTATCATGTGATATTTAGATGTTGTTTTGTATGAAAATAATTTTTAATATTATAAGGGCAATGAAGGtttggcatttttttttaaaaacatcagatTTAGTGTTGTGCTTTGacatgtgtatttttatttttgaaattcCAGGTGTTTAACATTTAGCTTTACATTTCTCTGTCCTTATTTTCAACTGTCCTGATTACTGATGTCAGCAGGGAGATTTTGATAAAACCCTTTAATTCCAGAGCATGATCACAGTCAAATACACTTATTTTGTGTTACAGTGTTTAGAcctatttttaattaattatttaaatattaatgttacGGCTGTGTCCAGACATTTGTTCCACTTCATGTTATTGTTTGAATTCCATTGTTTTAACTGCCCTGGAAAGATTTGCTGTATTTGTAGTATCTAACTTTTTCTCATCAgtgacacatgcatgcacacaaacacacacacacacacacacacacacacacacacacacacacacaca
This genomic window from Takifugu rubripes chromosome 3, fTakRub1.2, whole genome shotgun sequence contains:
- the hdac7a gene encoding histone deacetylase 7 isoform X1, with the protein product MFTLQSDGIGPSGNILKTNKVDSTFHALEDTSVAALVLPVALFPMDLRVGERVMRPGSDTALLTPLHPPLLLTPYSPQPHNSFSQQQLHQHIRFNMEQRRREQEHHEKQQELQQLKHKDKSQQSAVASSLVKQKLQEVILKKQKQAALERTNSNSLSTPPVSYRKLGPEPSLPPQPLVSPTLQSSSEGSEGTPLRRAASEPNLKVKHKLKKHLNTRKSPLTRKESAPPTVKHRVPDTLDSSPSSSSTPVSGCSSPNDSLPSENGLLPSAGVLSHEAQKLLLRDGTLANFTIQSPSTLPTITLGLPANTKAEGELSSLKVTRVPVVTGQGSPVFLPLSREDQAGQLSPHLPVIILEPSGLVHTPLLTVPGLDTVPLQFSPQLDHLAPGSAQPHKPLSRTRSEPLPQSQRALHTHLLQQQHSTQLLERLKQQTHLGKLMSKSSEKPRLHQIPSEEMDSEDGGASSPTEPTYLSRVRAESLREAESVTSKGQEDQINLQHALILNQSLLWEQQKQLQQLHRQMETLAVPMLCTSGSAGSGISVHRPLSRTQSSPASTSLTLPEKALSLADTSIKPRFTTGLVYDSQMLKHQCTCGDNSSHPEHAGRIQSIWSRLQERGLRGQCESIRGRKATLEELQSVHTERHVLLYGTNPLNRLKLDNRKLAGILSQRMFVMLPCGGVGVDNDTIWNESHTSTASRMAAGSVVELAFRVAKGELKNGFAVVRPPGHHADPSNPMGFCYFNSVAIAAKQLQHKLSVSKILIVDWDVHHGNGTQEVFYSDPSVLYISLHRYDDGNFFPGSGSPAEVGSGAGEGFNVNISWTGGLDPPMGDAEYLAAFRSVVMPIAQEFSPDVVLVSAGFDAAEGNPAPLGGYKVSAKCFSFLTHQLMSLAGGRVVLVLEGGHDLTAICDASEACVSTLLGIQDPLAEEVLLKKPNANAVHSLQTVIKIQSQYWQSVKAHSGSVCLSYLAAQRRDCEETDAVNALASLSVGVLPNKSISDEPMEHDSDSM
- the hdac7a gene encoding histone deacetylase 7 isoform X2 — protein: MFTLQSDGIGPSGNILKTNKVDSTFHALEDTSVAALVLPVALFPMDLRVGERVMRPGSDTALLTPLHPPLLLTPYSPQPHNSFSQQQLHQHIRFNMEQRRREQEHHEKQQELQQLKHKDKSQQSAVASSLVKQKLQEVILKKQKQAALERTNSNSLSTPPVSYRKLGPEPSLPPQPLVSPTLQSSSEGSEGTPLRRAASEPNLKVKHKLKKHLNTRKSPLTRKESAPPTVKHRVPDTLDSSPSSSSTPVSGCSSPNDSLPSENGLLPSAGVLSHEAQKLLLRDGTLANFTIQSPSTLPTITLGLPANTKAEGELSSLKVTRVPVVTGQGSPVFLPLSREDQAGQLSPHLPVIILEPSGLVHTPLLTVPGLDTVPLQFSPQLDHLAPGSAQPHKPLSRTRSEPLPQSQRALHTHLLQQQHSTQLLERLKQQTHLGKLMSKSSEKPRLHQIPSEEMDSEDGGASSPTEPTYLSRSLLWEQQKQLQQLHRQMETLAVPMLCTSGSAGSGISVHRPLSRTQSSPASTSLTLPEKALSLADTSIKPRFTTGLVYDSQMLKHQCTCGDNSSHPEHAGRIQSIWSRLQERGLRGQCESIRGRKATLEELQSVHTERHVLLYGTNPLNRLKLDNRKLAGILSQRMFVMLPCGGVGVDNDTIWNESHTSTASRMAAGSVVELAFRVAKGELKNGFAVVRPPGHHADPSNPMGFCYFNSVAIAAKQLQHKLSVSKILIVDWDVHHGNGTQEVFYSDPSVLYISLHRYDDGNFFPGSGSPAEVGSGAGEGFNVNISWTGGLDPPMGDAEYLAAFRSVVMPIAQEFSPDVVLVSAGFDAAEGNPAPLGGYKVSAKCFSFLTHQLMSLAGGRVVLVLEGGHDLTAICDASEACVSTLLGIQDPLAEEVLLKKPNANAVHSLQTVIKIQSQYWQSVKAHSGSVCLSYLAAQRRDCEETDAVNALASLSVGVLPNKSISDEPMEHDSDSM
- the hdac7a gene encoding histone deacetylase 7 isoform X3, with the protein product MDLRVGERVMRPGSDTALLTPLHPPLLLTPYSPQPHNSFSQQQLHQHIRFNMEQRRREQEHHEKQQELQQLKHKDKSQQSAVASSLVKQKLQEVILKKQKQAALERTNSNSLSTPPVSYRKLGPEPSLPPQPLVSPTLQSSSEGSEGTPLRRAASEPNLKVKHKLKKHLNTRKSPLTRKESAPPTVKHRVPDTLDSSPSSSSTPVSGCSSPNDSLPSENGLLPSAGVLSHEAQKLLLRDGTLANFTIQSPSTLPTITLGLPANTKAEGELSSLKVTRVPVVTGQGSPVFLPLSREDQAGQLSPHLPVIILEPSGLVHTPLLTVPGLDTVPLQFSPQLDHLAPGSAQPHKPLSRTRSEPLPQSQRALHTHLLQQQHSTQLLERLKQQTHLGKLMSKSSEKPRLHQIPSEEMDSEDGGASSPTEPTYLSRVRAESLREAESVTSKGQEDQINLQHALILNQSLLWEQQKQLQQLHRQMETLAVPMLCTSGSAGSGISVHRPLSRTQSSPASTSLTLPEKALSLADTSIKPRFTTGLVYDSQMLKHQCTCGDNSSHPEHAGRIQSIWSRLQERGLRGQCESIRGRKATLEELQSVHTERHVLLYGTNPLNRLKLDNRKLAGILSQRMFVMLPCGGVGVDNDTIWNESHTSTASRMAAGSVVELAFRVAKGELKNGFAVVRPPGHHADPSNPMGFCYFNSVAIAAKQLQHKLSVSKILIVDWDVHHGNGTQEVFYSDPSVLYISLHRYDDGNFFPGSGSPAEVGSGAGEGFNVNISWTGGLDPPMGDAEYLAAFRSVVMPIAQEFSPDVVLVSAGFDAAEGNPAPLGGYKVSAKCFSFLTHQLMSLAGGRVVLVLEGGHDLTAICDASEACVSTLLGIQDPLAEEVLLKKPNANAVHSLQTVIKIQSQYWQSVKAHSGSVCLSYLAAQRRDCEETDAVNALASLSVGVLPNKSISDEPMEHDSDSM